In one Brevibacterium sp. CBA3109 genomic region, the following are encoded:
- a CDS encoding GPGG-motif small membrane protein: MATILWIIAALLVISGIFAIFRKQILWGVVLIVVGCLVGPGGVSIFT, translated from the coding sequence ATGGCTACTATCCTTTGGATCATTGCCGCGCTGCTCGTCATTTCGGGCATCTTCGCGATCTTCCGCAAGCAGATCCTGTGGGGCGTCGTCCTCATCGTCGTCGGCTGTCTCGTCGGCCCAGGCGGAGTGAGCATCTTCACCTGA
- a CDS encoding macrolide 2'-phosphotransferase has translation MPTTNSETTTIRELAESHGLDIDPKTIIVNELGLDFQVAIAKTVDGQSWVLRIPRRPDVTDRATVEGRFLRNIAPHLSVAVPDWQIHTECLIAYPLLPGEPGLTIDEQGQPQWHFDVEAAEYAESLGDILAELHSVDPSIVRSSGIAEYSPAEVKAHKRDDIARVVAEFDVEQSLRERWNAWLDDDSYWPKFTTVTYGEVYPAHQLMDGPKNLSILDWTTAAVGDPARDFMFHHASVSAEAFDATIRRYVENGGQVWPKFAAHCGELFSTSPVELGLYALQTGDADHIEAAKAQLNPSK, from the coding sequence ATGCCAACCACCAATTCTGAGACCACGACCATCCGCGAGCTTGCGGAGTCGCATGGTCTCGACATCGATCCCAAGACCATCATCGTCAATGAGCTGGGACTCGACTTCCAAGTCGCCATCGCCAAGACGGTCGACGGTCAGTCCTGGGTGTTGCGGATTCCCCGCCGCCCGGACGTCACCGACCGTGCCACCGTTGAAGGACGATTCCTCCGAAATATTGCACCCCACCTGAGCGTCGCGGTCCCCGATTGGCAGATCCACACCGAATGCCTCATCGCCTATCCTCTACTTCCGGGTGAGCCTGGACTGACGATCGATGAGCAGGGACAGCCACAGTGGCACTTCGATGTCGAAGCCGCGGAGTATGCCGAGTCTCTTGGTGATATCCTCGCGGAACTGCACAGCGTTGATCCGTCGATCGTTCGCTCCTCGGGGATCGCCGAGTATTCCCCCGCCGAGGTGAAAGCGCACAAACGCGATGACATCGCTCGCGTCGTGGCCGAGTTTGATGTGGAGCAGAGTCTGCGTGAACGGTGGAATGCGTGGCTCGACGATGACAGCTATTGGCCCAAGTTCACGACGGTCACCTACGGAGAGGTGTATCCGGCACACCAGCTTATGGACGGACCTAAGAACCTCAGCATCCTCGACTGGACGACGGCGGCCGTCGGCGACCCGGCCAGGGATTTCATGTTCCACCATGCCAGCGTCTCGGCCGAAGCATTTGACGCGACTATCCGGCGCTATGTGGAGAACGGCGGCCAGGTATGGCCGAAGTTCGCCGCGCACTGCGGCGAACTGTTCTCAACCTCTCCGGTCGAGCTGGGGCTCTACGCACTGCAGACCGGTGATGCCGACCATATTGAGGCAGCGAAGGCTCAGCTCAATCCCAGCAAATAA
- a CDS encoding nuclear transport factor 2 family protein, whose product MSESEPAAEPATEAPAEARPPFPPFTAETAAQKVQGAEDAWNTRDPQKVALAYTPDSVWRNRDEFVTGRDEIVAFLTRKWERECDYVLRKSLWSFTDDRIAVRFQYEWHDADEQWWRSYGNELWEFTDIGLMARREASINETMSPSPRRIDEFLDPALPRSAESTSTWVRRGLSLIPSGS is encoded by the coding sequence ATGTCAGAGTCTGAGCCAGCAGCAGAGCCAGCAACAGAGGCGCCGGCAGAGGCCCGCCCGCCCTTCCCGCCGTTCACCGCCGAGACCGCCGCGCAGAAAGTGCAGGGGGCGGAGGATGCGTGGAACACCCGCGATCCGCAGAAGGTTGCGCTGGCGTACACACCCGATTCGGTGTGGCGCAACCGCGATGAGTTCGTGACCGGCCGGGATGAGATCGTGGCATTCCTGACCCGCAAGTGGGAGCGCGAATGCGACTACGTCCTGCGCAAGAGCCTGTGGTCGTTCACCGATGACCGCATCGCTGTGCGCTTCCAGTACGAATGGCATGATGCCGACGAGCAGTGGTGGCGCAGCTACGGCAACGAACTGTGGGAATTCACCGACATCGGTCTCATGGCGCGCAGGGAGGCCAGCATCAACGAAACGATGTCCCCATCGCCGAGGCGGATCGACGAATTCTTGGACCCCGCCCTCCCGAGGAGCGCGGAGTCGACTTCGACCTGGGTTAGGCGAGGGTTGTCGCTGATTCCGAGCGGAAGTTGA
- a CDS encoding 6-carboxytetrahydropterin synthase, with protein sequence MFSLSVNDHVMIAHSLPDEFFGPAQALHGATLAVEATFTRDQLDEHSVVLDIGQALQMLDDALTPLRYANLDEHPDFAGRFSTSEAIAEHIGTSLSVSLADRPDIGISVHLRENPRAAVSYTVVNRP encoded by the coding sequence ATGTTCAGCCTCAGCGTCAACGATCACGTCATGATCGCTCACAGCCTGCCAGACGAATTCTTCGGGCCTGCTCAGGCTCTCCACGGTGCCACACTCGCCGTCGAAGCCACGTTCACGCGAGACCAGCTCGACGAGCATTCGGTCGTCCTCGACATCGGGCAGGCTCTGCAGATGCTCGACGATGCTCTGACACCGCTGCGGTATGCCAACCTCGATGAGCATCCCGATTTCGCCGGACGCTTCTCGACGAGCGAAGCGATCGCCGAGCACATCGGCACCAGTCTGTCCGTTTCCCTCGCTGATCGTCCCGACATCGGGATCTCGGTCCACCTTCGCGAGAACCCTCGAGCCGCGGTGTCCTACACTGTTGTGAATCGGCCGTGA
- a CDS encoding phospholipase D-like domain-containing protein has product MGFNPLKKKHGFERLRNIAPLVAAGAAALIPATVGASMVIDLLQKRDREQREAPRPGTFHSSVEGSQLSIFTDGETLYEDMLEVIGSATESIQMETFIWKNDEIGQRFVDAFNAAAQRGVDIHLIYDGFANLTIPRSFYAQLDDRIKVLRLSTVARKFWKGPLRYSGLNHSKILVIDNDVAYVGGFNIGSLYARHWRDTHLKVTGPGTWGLRHSICQVWNEYHDAGEQIAWVAPSAWESKIRVSANQPIQLIYPIRSMYLNAFERAQDRIWLTTPYFIPDQQLLKSLMEAAERGVDVRVMVPQESNHILGDYLSRGFFEQMVRSKVTVLLYTASMIHAKIATVDGKWSTVGTANIDRLSLTFNYETNVEVIDSDFAAKMEKTFLADGEHSQELGPDWLDRHQLTQAAEWVLRPMRPFL; this is encoded by the coding sequence ATGGGATTCAATCCGCTGAAGAAGAAGCACGGCTTTGAGAGACTCCGCAATATCGCGCCCCTGGTCGCTGCCGGGGCCGCCGCGCTGATTCCGGCCACTGTCGGAGCCTCGATGGTCATCGATCTGCTGCAGAAGCGCGACCGCGAGCAGAGGGAGGCTCCGCGCCCCGGCACCTTCCACTCGAGTGTCGAAGGCTCCCAGCTGAGCATCTTCACCGACGGTGAGACCCTGTACGAGGACATGCTCGAGGTGATCGGCTCCGCAACGGAGTCGATTCAGATGGAGACCTTCATCTGGAAGAACGATGAGATCGGTCAGAGGTTCGTCGACGCCTTCAATGCCGCAGCGCAGCGCGGCGTCGACATCCACCTCATCTACGACGGGTTCGCCAACCTGACCATCCCGCGCTCGTTCTACGCCCAGCTGGATGATCGCATCAAGGTTCTGCGCCTGTCGACCGTGGCGAGGAAGTTCTGGAAGGGCCCACTGCGCTATTCCGGGCTCAATCATTCGAAGATCCTCGTCATCGACAACGATGTGGCCTATGTGGGCGGTTTCAACATCGGCTCGCTCTACGCCCGCCACTGGCGAGACACCCACCTCAAAGTGACTGGGCCCGGCACCTGGGGACTGCGCCATTCCATCTGCCAGGTGTGGAACGAATACCACGACGCCGGTGAGCAGATCGCGTGGGTCGCACCCTCAGCGTGGGAGTCGAAGATCCGGGTCTCAGCCAATCAGCCGATTCAGCTGATCTATCCGATCCGGTCCATGTATCTCAACGCCTTCGAACGCGCACAGGATCGCATCTGGCTCACTACTCCGTACTTCATTCCTGACCAGCAGCTTCTCAAATCTCTGATGGAGGCAGCCGAACGCGGCGTCGATGTCAGAGTCATGGTGCCGCAGGAATCCAACCACATCCTCGGCGACTATCTGTCTCGGGGCTTCTTCGAGCAGATGGTGCGCTCGAAGGTCACAGTTCTTCTGTACACGGCATCGATGATCCACGCGAAGATCGCCACGGTTGACGGCAAGTGGTCGACAGTGGGCACCGCGAACATCGACCGTCTCTCCCTGACCTTCAACTACGAGACCAACGTCGAGGTCATCGACAGCGATTTCGCTGCGAAGATGGAGAAGACGTTCCTCGCTGACGGCGAGCACAGCCAGGAGCTCGGACCGGATTGGCTGGACCGCCATCAGCTGACCCAGGCCGCGGAATGGGTGCTGCGGCCGATGCGTCCGTTCCTCTGA
- a CDS encoding sigma-70 family RNA polymerase sigma factor, whose translation MTIVGDLPVSVGDEMREDNWHHHLGAGGSVGLDAQRQLHELLLKATRLQVWRLRHQLPGAGTTDLDDLAQQAADDAHLAVLRKIGTFEGRSRFSTWVYKFGILHAGVAIRRQAWRHHEVTLSETLPLIDGQHSPASIAEGGDLRQAVQEAIASTLTSHQRQVVTALLIDDVPIDVLAERMGTTRNALYKNVHDARKRLREALIASGHLDARSGGTPS comes from the coding sequence ATGACGATCGTGGGTGATCTCCCCGTCTCCGTCGGTGACGAAATGCGCGAGGACAACTGGCACCACCACCTCGGCGCCGGTGGTTCTGTCGGACTCGACGCTCAGCGACAACTGCACGAACTGCTGCTCAAGGCCACGCGCTTACAGGTGTGGCGCCTGCGCCACCAACTGCCGGGGGCGGGAACGACCGACCTCGACGATCTGGCTCAGCAGGCCGCCGACGATGCGCACCTGGCGGTGCTGCGCAAGATCGGCACGTTCGAGGGGCGCAGCAGGTTCAGCACCTGGGTGTACAAGTTCGGAATCCTGCACGCCGGCGTCGCAATCCGGCGGCAGGCGTGGCGACACCATGAGGTCACACTGTCAGAGACCCTGCCGCTCATCGATGGGCAGCACTCGCCGGCCAGCATCGCCGAAGGCGGTGACCTGCGGCAGGCGGTTCAGGAGGCGATCGCCTCGACACTGACGTCACATCAGCGGCAGGTCGTCACCGCGTTGCTCATCGATGACGTTCCCATCGACGTTCTGGCCGAGCGGATGGGCACCACCCGAAACGCGCTGTACAAGAATGTCCATGATGCGAGGAAGCGACTGCGCGAGGCACTCATCGCCTCCGGCCATCTCGACGCACGATCCGGAGGGACACCATCATGA
- a CDS encoding zinc-binding alcohol dehydrogenase, with protein MAWQYWTEAHRQGCWRQVTTPHAGAGAERMMRIRTTASAVSKGTEALVHTGRVPTRIAELMRAPHQLGDFPFPVSYGYLAVGVVDEGPAEWLGTHVFGLLPHHSHHLVTPDDVEPIPEAISDHRALLAGAAETGLNILWQSPPRYGDRVAIIGAGMIGTATALLASHLRLERLEIIDTNPERRALLTGLGLTALAPEDAGDDCDIVIHTSGNESGLARALEITGDDGTVVEASWYGETSPTVALGADFHARRLSIVASQVGQVPAGHRARRTRSQRLRAALSALHDDRFDALITGTSRWQDLPQLMDELSSDTTTAAETLCHVFDYEEGA; from the coding sequence ATGGCTTGGCAGTACTGGACCGAGGCCCACCGACAGGGATGTTGGAGGCAGGTGACGACCCCTCACGCAGGAGCCGGCGCAGAACGAATGATGCGGATCCGCACGACCGCCTCGGCGGTATCGAAGGGCACCGAAGCCCTCGTTCACACCGGTCGAGTGCCGACGCGGATCGCCGAACTCATGCGCGCACCGCACCAATTGGGTGACTTTCCCTTTCCTGTCTCCTACGGATATCTCGCTGTCGGTGTTGTCGATGAAGGACCGGCCGAGTGGCTCGGGACCCATGTCTTCGGACTGCTGCCCCACCACAGTCACCATCTGGTCACCCCCGACGACGTCGAACCGATCCCTGAGGCAATCTCTGACCATCGGGCCCTGCTGGCCGGCGCCGCGGAAACCGGGCTCAACATTCTTTGGCAGTCCCCGCCGCGCTACGGTGACAGGGTGGCGATCATCGGTGCGGGCATGATCGGAACCGCCACCGCGCTGCTGGCGTCGCACCTTCGCCTCGAGCGCCTCGAAATCATCGACACGAACCCCGAACGGCGTGCCCTACTCACCGGTTTGGGCCTGACCGCACTCGCCCCTGAGGATGCAGGCGACGACTGTGACATCGTCATCCACACCTCGGGGAACGAAAGCGGGTTGGCGCGGGCCCTCGAGATCACCGGCGATGACGGGACCGTCGTCGAAGCCTCGTGGTACGGCGAGACGAGCCCCACCGTGGCCCTCGGTGCCGACTTCCACGCCAGGCGCCTGTCGATCGTCGCCAGCCAAGTGGGCCAGGTCCCCGCCGGACACCGCGCGCGGAGGACTCGAAGTCAGCGACTGCGCGCCGCACTCTCCGCACTCCACGATGACCGGTTCGACGCCCTCATCACCGGGACGTCCCGGTGGCAGGACCTGCCGCAGCTGATGGACGAACTCAGCAGCGACACCACGACAGCGGCAGAGACGCTGTGTCATGTGTTCGACTATGAAGAAGGTGCCTGA